A single Oryctolagus cuniculus chromosome 16, mOryCun1.1, whole genome shotgun sequence DNA region contains:
- the LOC100344026 gene encoding olfactory receptor 7A17-like, which yields MEPENNTQLSEFLLLGFSEDPELQPLICGLFLSMYLVTVAGNLLIILAILSDPHLHTPMYFFLSNLSLVDVCFTSTTIPKMLVNIQTQSKAISYTGCITQMYFLLLFAGLDDLLLAVMAYDRFVAICHPLHYTVIMNPQLCVQLVLVSGIISALHSLLQSLMVLQLSFCTHLEIPHFFCELNQVIHSACSDTFLNDVVIYVAAVLLAVGPLAGILYSYSKIVSSIRAISSAQGKYKAFSTCASHLSVVSLFYCTCLGVYLSSAVTHNPHSTAAASVVYTVVTPMLNPFIYSLRNDDIKRALKRLFEWDTAPESTVLGLKMFP from the coding sequence ATGGAACCAGAAAATAACACACAACTTTCAGAATTCCTTCTCCTGGGCTTCTCAGAGGACCCAGAGCTGCAGCCCCTCATATGtgggctcttcctctccatgtacctggtcactgtggctgggaacctgctcatcatcctggccatcctctcagacccccacctccacacacccatgtacttcttcctctccaacctgtccttggtggacgtctgcttcacctccaccaccatcccCAAGATGCTGGTGAACATCCAGACGCAGAGCAAAGCCATCAGCTATACAGGCTGCATCACCCAGATGtactttttattgctttttgcAGGACTAGATGACCTTCTCCTGGCCGTGATGGCCTATGACAGATTTGTGGCCATCTGTCACCCCCTGCACTACACGGTCATCATGAACCCCCAGCTCTGTGTGCAGCTGGTGCTGGTGTCTGGCATCATCAGTGCTTTGCATTCCTTGCTACAAAGTTTAATGGTGCTGCAGCTGTCCTTCTGCACACACCTGGAAATCCCCCACTTCTTCTGTGAACTGAACCAGGTGATCCACAGTGCCTGCTCTGACACCTTTCTTAATGATGTGGTCATCTATGTTGCAGCTGTCCTGCTGGCTGTGGGCCCCCTGGCTGGGATCCTTTACTCCTACTCTAAGATCGTCTCCTCCATCCGTGCCATCTCCTCAGCTCAGGGGAAGTATAAAGcattctccacctgtgcctctcacctcTCCGTCGTCTCCTTATTCTATTGCACCTGCCTAGGTGTTTACCTTAGCTCTGCTGTTACCCACAATCCACACTCAACCGCAGCAGCCTCAGTGGTGTACACCGTGGTcacccccatgctgaaccccttcatctacagtCTTAGGAATGACGACATAAAGAGGGCCCTGAAAAGACTCTTTGAGTGGGACACTGCCCCCGAGTCCACAGTACTGGGACTGAAGATGTTCCCATGA